The region CAGGTTGAACGTCGCCCAGTGCACCGGAATCAGCAGCTCCCCGCGCAGGTCCAGGTGGGCGGTGATCGCCTCCTCCGGGAACATGTGGATCTCCGGCCAGGCCGGTGCGTACGCCCCGACCTGGATCAGGGTGACGTCGAACGGGCCGTGTTGGCGGCCGATCTCGGCGTAGCCGGCGAAGTAGCCGGAGTCGCCGGAGTAGAACACCCGGCGGGTCTGCCCGCTGATCACCCAGGAGCCCCAGAGGGTGCGGTTGCGGGTGAACCCGCGCCCGGAGAAGTGCTGCGCGGCGGTCGCGGTGAACCGCAGCCCGGCCACGTCGGCGCTCTCGGTCCAGTCCAGCTCGATGATCCGCGCCTCCGGCACCCCCCACCGGGCCAGGTGGGCGCCGACGCCGAGCGGGACCAGGAACGGCGCCGACTGGGTCCGCAGCAACCCCCGTACGGTCGCCAGGTCCAGGTGGTCGTAGTGGTCGTGCGAGATCAGGATCGCGTTGACCGGGGGCAGTTGCTCCAGCGGCACCGGTGGCGGATGCAACCGGCGCGGCCCGGCCAGGCGCGACGGCGAGCACCGTTGGCTCCACATCGGATCGACCAGCACCCGTCGGCCCTCGATCTCGACCAGCAGCGAGGCGTGTCCGTACCAGATGATGTTGAGTTCGTCGGCGGGCGCCGAGGCCGGGTCGGCGGTGCCGGGGTCGACCAGCGGGACCGGGTCGGTGGGCTTGCGCCGGTGCCCGCCGAAGAGGAACTCCAGCAGGACGTTGCGGCCGGACTCGGCCATCACCGCCCGGGTGCTCGCCTGGTTGCGGAAACCCTCGCCCTCGAACTGCGGGGACGACCGCAGTCTGGCCGCCCGCTCCCCGGCGGCCCGCGCGCCCATTGCCACCGAGACGTCCCGAACGGCCCAGGCG is a window of Micromonospora sp. NBC_01699 DNA encoding:
- a CDS encoding MBL fold metallo-hydrolase, whose translation is MGARAAGERAARLRSSPQFEGEGFRNQASTRAVMAESGRNVLLEFLFGGHRRKPTDPVPLVDPGTADPASAPADELNIIWYGHASLLVEIEGRRVLVDPMWSQRCSPSRLAGPRRLHPPPVPLEQLPPVNAILISHDHYDHLDLATVRGLLRTQSAPFLVPLGVGAHLARWGVPEARIIELDWTESADVAGLRFTATAAQHFSGRGFTRNRTLWGSWVISGQTRRVFYSGDSGYFAGYAEIGRQHGPFDVTLIQVGAYAPAWPEIHMFPEEAITAHLDLRGELLIPVHWATFNLAVHPWAEPIDRLWREAKARDVRLAVPRPGERVVVDAPPPVDGWWQAIV